In Lapillicoccus jejuensis, the DNA window GTCCGGTCAGCCGTCGAAGGGCTGGAGCAGGACCCGCAACGTCGAGGTCAGCGCCTCGCGCTCCCGGGGTGGCAGGTCGCGCAGCAGGTCGCGCTCGCGATCCAGGAGGTCGGCCAGCGCCGCGTCGACGACCTCGCGGCCGGACGGCGTGAGCGCGACGAGCACCCCGCGCCGGTCGCGGCTGTCGGGGTGCCGCTCGACGAACCCGCGCGCGGCGAGCCGGTCGACCCGGTTGGTCATCGTCCCCGAGGTGACGAGGGTCTGCGTGACGAGCTGGCCGGGGGAGAGCTGGTAGGGCTCGCCCGAGCGACGCAGCGCCGACAGGACGTCGAACTCCCACCCCTCGAGGCCGTGCCGCGCGAAGGCGGTCCCGCGGGCGAGGTCGAGGTGCCGGGCGAGGCGCGAGATCCGGGACAGGACGTGCAGCGGGGAGGCGTCGAGGTCAGGGCGCTCGCGCTCCCACGCCCCGACGATCCGGTCGACCTCGTCGCCCGCCGAGCGGTACTGCTCGGGGGCGGGGCGCGCCTCGTCCGTCGTCATCCGACCAGCGTAGCCCTCGCGTCAAGTTTCTTGACATCAAGAGACTTCCGGGGAGACCATGTGGCCAGGAGACCCGACGAGAGGAGCCACCGTGCCCACCTGGGACCCCACGCAGTACGCCGTCTTCGCCGGCCACCGCGGACGCCCGTTCGCCGACCTGCTGGCCCGGGTCGGTGCCGAGGACCCGCGGCTCGTCGTCGACCTCGGCTGCGGCGACGGCCCGCTCACGCTCGGCCTCGCGCAGCGCTGGCCGCGCGCGCGCGTCGTCGGCCTCGACGCCTCGGCCGCGATGCTGGCCCGGGCCCGCGAGCTCGACGGGGCCGGCCGCGTCGAGTGGCACGAGGTCCGCGCGCAGGACTGGGACCCGACGGGTCTCGGCGCCCCGGTCGACGTCCTGACGAGCAACGCGACCCTGCAGTGGGTCCCCGAGCACCGCGAGCTGCTCCCGCGGTGGGTCGACGCGCTGGCCCCCGGTGGCCGGCTCGCGCTCCAGGTGCCTGCGAACTTCGACGCGCCGTCGCACGTGCTCATGCGCGCGGTCGCGGCCGACGGTCCGTGGGCCGAGCGGCTCGCCGGGGTGCTGCGGCACGACGACGCCGTGGCCGAGCCGGGGGAGTACCTCGCCCTGCTCGCCGGGCTCGGCCTCGAGGCGGACGTGTGGGAGACGACGTACCTGCACGTCCTCGACCCCGAGGGTGCCCAGCGGCAGCCGGTGCTCGAGTGGGTGCGCGGCACCGGGCTGCGGCCGGTGCTCGACGCCCTCACCGACGAGGACGAGCGCGCGGCCTTCGTCGCGCGCTACACCGCCGCCCTCGACGCGGCGTACCCGAGGACGCCGTACGGCGTGGTGCTGCCCTTCCGCCGCCTCTTCGCCGTCGCGCGCAAGCCGTAGCGTCCGCACCGATGGGGCACCGGTGCCGCGGAGGTGCGGACGCTACGGGGAGCCCAGGCGCGGCTTGCGCTCGAGGCCCTGCAGGCCGTTCCAGGCGAGGTTGACCAGGTGCGCGGCGACCTCGTCCTTCTTGAAGCGGCGCGACTCCAGCCACCACTGGCTGGTCAGGGCGACCATGCCGACGAGCATCTGCGCGTAGAGCGGCGCGGTCTTCGGGTCGAGCTTGCGGCTCTTGAACTCCGCCGCCAGCAGGTGCTCGACCCGGGTCGCGACGTCGCTGATGAGGCTCGCGAACGACCCCGTCGACTGGCCGGTGGGGGAGTCGCGCACGAGGATCCGGAAGCCGTCGGTCGAGGTGTCGACGTACTCCAGCAGCGCCAGCGCCGCCGACTCGAGCAGCTGCCGCGCCCCGTGCTCAGGGTCGAGCGCGGCGGTCACCTGGTCGAGCAGCGAGGTGACCTCGCGGTCGACGACGACGGCGTAGAGGCCCTCCTTGCCGCCGAAGTGCTCGTAGACGACCGGCTTGCTCACCTTCGCCTTGGCGGCGATCTCCTCGACCGACGTGCCCTCGAAGCCCTTCTCCGCGAACAGCGCGCGGCCGATCTCGAGCAGCTGCTCGCGCCGCTGCGGCCCGGTCATCCGGTGCCGCCCGGCGCGCCTGCCCTCGTCCCCGCTCACCCGCCCATTCTGCCGCCCGCCGTACGACGCCCCGGACGTCGCCCGGCTCCGGCCTCCCCGCTGACCTACCGTGGCCGGGTGCGACGACGACGGCCGAGGCCCGCCCGGGCCGCGGCGGGGGCCGCGATCGTCACGACGGCCCTGCTCACCGTCGGCGCGTGCGCCGAGCCCGACCCGCCGGCCGGCGGGCCGGTGTCGTCCGCGGCGGCGTCCGCCCCCGCCGCGACGACGATGAGCGTGCGCCCGACGACGAGCGCGGCACCGAGCGTGCCCGTCGTGGACTCGCTCGTCCCGTTCGACGACACCCGCAAGGTCGAGACGGCCGCCTACTCGCTGCGCCACTACGGCGACGACACCTGGCGGCTCACGCCGAGCATGGTCGTCCTGCACTACTCCGGCGGCGGCTCCTGGGAGGGGGTGCGCGACACCTTCGCCCCGGACGTGGCCAACCTCGGCGAGAAGCCCAACACGTGCGCCCACTTCGTCGTCGACCAGGACGGGACGGTCCACGCGCTCGTCCCCGTGACGATCCGCTGCCGGCACACGATCGGCCTCAACGACCGCGCCATCGGGATCGAGGTCGTCCAGCCGGCGCTGCCCGACCCCCGCGCCGCCGACGCGGCGATCCTCGCCCGCCGGCCCCAGGTCACCGCGCTCGCGGCGCTCGTCCGGATGCTCCAGGCGCGCTACGGCATCCCCGCCGACGCGGTCATCGGCCACGCGATGGCGAACGACGACCCCCGGTTCCACGACCTGCTCGGCTGGCGCAACGACCACGTCGACTGGCAGGAGCCCGACGTCGTCGCCTTCCGCCGGCTGCTCTCGGTGGCCGCTGCGCCTGGGTAGCCTGGGGGCACGCGATCCCCGGTTGGTCTGCTGGCAGGGCCCGCCTGACTTTGAATCAGGACTAGCGACGATGGTTCGATTCCATCCCGGGGAGCCCACCCGACCAGGAGGCCTCGTGCCCGAGCGGCCGCCCACCCCGTACGACGCCATGGTGGACCTCGCCGCCGACCACGACCTCGCTGGGCTGCTCGCCGACCTGCGGTCCCGCCTGGAGGCGACCGCGGACGAGCACACGACGGCGTACGTGCCGGGTCGCCTCGTCGAGGCGCTGGAGATGTTCCTCGGCTCATACGGCCCCGACCGGTGGCGCGACGGGGACGCGTGACCCTCCCGTTACGATCGGACCCCGTGAGCAGCCAAGGACCCGCCCGCCCGGCCGCCGTCGTCGTCCTCGCCGCGGGCGAGGGGACGCGGATGCGCTCGCGCACCGCGAAGGTGCTGCACCGGATCGGTGGGCTGAGCCTGCTCGGGCACGCGCTGCGCGCCGCGCGCGCGACCGGCCCCGAGCACCTCGCCGTCGTCGTGCGCCACCAGCGCGACGACGTCGCGGCGCACATCGCGCAGGTCGACCCGACCGCGGTCGTCGCCGACCAGGACGAGGTCAAGGGGACGGGCCGCGCCACCGAGTGCGGGCTCGCCGTGCTCCCCGACGGGCTCGAGGGCACCGTCCTCGTCACGTACGGCGACGTGCCCCTCCTCGCCGCCGACACCCTCCTCGCGCTCCTCCAGGCTCACACCGGCGCGGGCGCCGCGGTCACCGTCCTCACCAGCCTCGTCGACGACCCGACCGGCTACGGCCGGGTCCTGCGCGACGCCGACGGCGCGGTGAGCGCGATCGTCGAGCAGAAGGACGCGACCGAGCAGCAGCGCGCCGTGCGGGAGATCAACTCCGGGATCTACGCGTTCGACGCCGCGGTCCTGCGCGACGCTCTCGCGGAGGTGACGACCGACAACGCGCAGGGCGAGAAGTACCTCACCGACGTCGTCGCCATCGCCCGCCGCCGCGGCCTCGTCGTCGCCGGCCACGAGCTGGCCGACGTCTGGCAGACCGAGGGCGTCAACGACAAGGTGCAGCTGGCCCGGCTCGGGGCCGAGCTCAACCGACGGACCGTCGAGAAGGCGATGCGCGACGGCGCCGTCGTCGTCGACCCGGCGACGACGTGGATCGACGTCGACGTGACGGTCGGCGAGGACACCGTCGTCCGGCCGAACACGCAGCTGCTCGGCGCGACGAGCGTCGGCGCCGGCTGCACGATCGGCCCGGACACGACGCTCACCGACACCGAGGTGGGCGACGGGGCCGAGGTCGTGCGCACCCAGGCCGTCCTCGCGGTCGTCGGCCCGGGCGCGAGCGTCGGCCCGTTCTCCTACCTGCGCCCCGGCACCCGGCTCGGCGCCCGCGGCAAGATCGGCGGGTTCGTCGAGACGAAGAACGCCGAGATCGGCGACGGGGCCAAGGTCCCGCACCTGTCCTACGTCGGCGACGCCACCATCGGCGAGGGCGCCAACCTCGGCGCCGGCACGATCGTCGCCAACTACGACGGGGTGACCAAGAGCCGCACGAGCGTGGGCGCGCACTCCTTCGTCGGCAGCGACTCGGTGCTCGTCGCGCCGGTGACCATCGCCGACGGGGCGTACGTCGCCGCCGGGTCGGCCCTCACGGGTGACGTCGGCCCGGGCGAGCTGGGCGTGAGCCGCGCGCGGCAGCGCAACGTCCCGCAGTGGGTGGCCCGCCGCCGGGCGGGGACGGCCACCGACCGCGCCGCGCAGGCCGCCCTCGCGGCCCGGCACGACCAGCCGGACCAGCCGGACCAGCCGGACCAGCCGGACCAGCCGGACCAGCCGGACCAGCACGACCAGCACGGGGACCCCGCGCAGGACCAGCAGGAGGAGCAGGCGTGACCGGCATCCAGAGGACGACCGAGAAGAACCTCATGGTCTTCACGGGTCGCGCGCACCCCGAGCTGGCCCGCGAGGTCGCCGCGGAGCTCGGCACCGAGCTGGTGCCGACGTCGGCGTACGACTTCGCCAACGGCGAGATCTACGTGCGGTACGAGGAGTCGGTGCGCGGCTGCGACGCCTTCGTCATCCAGAGCCACACGGCGCCGATCAACGAGTGGATCATGGAGCACCTGATCATGGTCGACGCGCTCAAGCGCGCCTCGGCCAAGCGGATCACGGTGGTCCTGCCGTTCTACGGCTACGCCCGCCAGGACAAGAAGCACCGGGGCCGCGAGCCGATCTCGGCCCGGCTCATGGCCGACCTCTTCAAGGCCGCCGGCGCCGACCGGCTCATGGCGGTCGACCTGCACACCGCGCAGATCCAGGGCTTCTTCGACGGCCCCGTCGACCACCTCATGGCCCTGCCGATCCTCACGGAGTACGTCGCGCAGAAGTACGGCGACCAGCCGCTCGCGGTCGTCTCGCCGGACGCCGGCCGGATCAAGGTCGCCGAGGACTGGTCGCACCGCCTCGGGGGCGCGCCGCTGGCCTTCATCCACAAAACCCGGGACATCAACCGCCCCAACGAGACCGTCGCGAACCGGGTCGTCGGTCTCGTCGAGGGCCGGGTGTGCATCCTCGTCGACGACATGATCGACACGGCCGGCACGATCACCAAGGCGGCCGACGCGCTCATGGCCGACGGGGCCAAGGGGGTCGTCATCGCCGCGACCCACCCGATCCTGTCCGGCCCCGCGGTCGACCGGCTCAAGAGCTGCGCCGCGACCGAGGTCGTCGTCACCAACACGCTGCCGGTCTCGCCGGACCGCGAGTTCGACAAGCTGACGACGCTGTCCATCGCGCCGCTCATCAGCCGCGCGATCCGCGAGGTCTTCGAGGACGGGTCGGTGACGAGCCTCTTCGACGGCAAGGCCTAGGAGGAGCGGGCCCGCCGCGCCCGGTAGGCCGCGACGTTGGCGCGGTTGCCGCAGCCGCCGTCGCAGTAGCGGCGCGAGCGGTTCTTGCTCAGGTCGACGAGGACGTCGTCGCAGTCCTCGGCCTCGCACACCTTGAGCCGGTCCAGCTCGTCGGAGCGGATGAGGTCGACGACGGCCATCGCCGCCTCGACGGCCATCCGGGTCGCGAGCGGCGCCTCGGGCGGCGTCGCGTGCAGGTGCCAGGACCACTGGTCGTGCCGCACCAGCTGGGGCAGGGCCCGGGCCTCGGCGAGCAGCGCGTTGACCTCGCCGACCGCCTCGGTCTCCTGACCGTCGACGGCGAGGGTCCACAGCTCGCGCAGCCGCGGGCGCAGGCGTCGTACGGCCCGCAGCTCGGCCGCATCGTGCGCGCGGCTGCCGGTGAACTCGTGCTCGAGCACGAACGCGTCCAGCTCGTCGCCGGTGGTGAGGGTGTCGACGTCGGTGTCGCCCGGCACGCTGCCCGGCATCGTGTTGACCAGGTCGCAGGCGGCCTGGAGCGCCACCTCGGTGTCATGGGCGAACAGCATCTTGACTCCTGACCGACGGGTGCCCTACCGTCAGGAGCATAGTCGATTTCACCCCTGACAGGCATGTGGCCGCCGGGGACCGTCCAGCAGGGAGCACCGATGACCACCTCGCTCGACCCGGCGGTGCTCACCCCGACCCGGACCCGCCGCGCGCGGCCGCGCCCCGACCTCGGGCTGCTCGCCGGCCTCGCCACGGCCGCCGCCTTCGGCACCTCGGGCCCGTTCGCCAAGTCGCTGCTGGAGACCGGCTGGAGCTCGGGCGCGATCGTCCTGCTGCGCGTCGGGGGCGCCGCCCTCGTCCTGCTGCCCTTCGCGGTCCGGGCGCTGCGCGGCCGCTGGGGCGTCGTCCGGCGGCGCGCCCCGCTCGTGCTCGCCTACGGCCTCGTCGCCGTCGCCGCCTGCCAGGTGGCCTACTTCAACGCCGTCCAGCAGCTGACCGTCGGGGTGGCGCTGCTGCTGGAGTACTCCGGGGTCGTCCTCGTCGTGCTGTGGACGTGGCTGCGCAGCCGGAAGGCACCCGCCCCGCTCACGCTGCTCGGGGTCGTCGTCGCGCTCGGCGGCCTCGCCCTCGTCCTCGACGTCACGGGCCAGTCGCCGCCCGCCCCGGCCGGGGTCGCCTGGGGCCTGGTCGCCGCGCTCGGGCTCGCGGTGTTCTACGTCGGGGCCGCGCAGGAGGCCGACGACCTGCCCGCCGTCGCGCTCGCCGCGCTCGGGATGGGGCTCGGCGCGGTCGTGCTCGGCGTGCTCGGCGCCGTACGGGTCCTACCGATGCACGTCGCCACGGCCGACGTGACCCTGCACGGGGCGTCGCTGCCGTGGTGGCTGCCGGTGGCCGAGCTCG includes these proteins:
- a CDS encoding MarR family winged helix-turn-helix transcriptional regulator produces the protein MTTDEARPAPEQYRSAGDEVDRIVGAWERERPDLDASPLHVLSRISRLARHLDLARGTAFARHGLEGWEFDVLSALRRSGEPYQLSPGQLVTQTLVTSGTMTNRVDRLAARGFVERHPDSRDRRGVLVALTPSGREVVDAALADLLDRERDLLRDLPPREREALTSTLRVLLQPFDG
- a CDS encoding methyltransferase domain-containing protein, translating into MPTWDPTQYAVFAGHRGRPFADLLARVGAEDPRLVVDLGCGDGPLTLGLAQRWPRARVVGLDASAAMLARARELDGAGRVEWHEVRAQDWDPTGLGAPVDVLTSNATLQWVPEHRELLPRWVDALAPGGRLALQVPANFDAPSHVLMRAVAADGPWAERLAGVLRHDDAVAEPGEYLALLAGLGLEADVWETTYLHVLDPEGAQRQPVLEWVRGTGLRPVLDALTDEDERAAFVARYTAALDAAYPRTPYGVVLPFRRLFAVARKP
- a CDS encoding TetR/AcrR family transcriptional regulator, yielding MTGPQRREQLLEIGRALFAEKGFEGTSVEEIAAKAKVSKPVVYEHFGGKEGLYAVVVDREVTSLLDQVTAALDPEHGARQLLESAALALLEYVDTSTDGFRILVRDSPTGQSTGSFASLISDVATRVEHLLAAEFKSRKLDPKTAPLYAQMLVGMVALTSQWWLESRRFKKDEVAAHLVNLAWNGLQGLERKPRLGSP
- a CDS encoding N-acetylmuramoyl-L-alanine amidase — encoded protein: MRRRRPRPARAAAGAAIVTTALLTVGACAEPDPPAGGPVSSAAASAPAATTMSVRPTTSAAPSVPVVDSLVPFDDTRKVETAAYSLRHYGDDTWRLTPSMVVLHYSGGGSWEGVRDTFAPDVANLGEKPNTCAHFVVDQDGTVHALVPVTIRCRHTIGLNDRAIGIEVVQPALPDPRAADAAILARRPQVTALAALVRMLQARYGIPADAVIGHAMANDDPRFHDLLGWRNDHVDWQEPDVVAFRRLLSVAAAPG
- the glmU gene encoding bifunctional UDP-N-acetylglucosamine diphosphorylase/glucosamine-1-phosphate N-acetyltransferase GlmU, whose protein sequence is MSSQGPARPAAVVVLAAGEGTRMRSRTAKVLHRIGGLSLLGHALRAARATGPEHLAVVVRHQRDDVAAHIAQVDPTAVVADQDEVKGTGRATECGLAVLPDGLEGTVLVTYGDVPLLAADTLLALLQAHTGAGAAVTVLTSLVDDPTGYGRVLRDADGAVSAIVEQKDATEQQRAVREINSGIYAFDAAVLRDALAEVTTDNAQGEKYLTDVVAIARRRGLVVAGHELADVWQTEGVNDKVQLARLGAELNRRTVEKAMRDGAVVVDPATTWIDVDVTVGEDTVVRPNTQLLGATSVGAGCTIGPDTTLTDTEVGDGAEVVRTQAVLAVVGPGASVGPFSYLRPGTRLGARGKIGGFVETKNAEIGDGAKVPHLSYVGDATIGEGANLGAGTIVANYDGVTKSRTSVGAHSFVGSDSVLVAPVTIADGAYVAAGSALTGDVGPGELGVSRARQRNVPQWVARRRAGTATDRAAQAALAARHDQPDQPDQPDQPDQPDQPDQHDQHGDPAQDQQEEQA
- a CDS encoding ribose-phosphate diphosphokinase; the protein is MTGIQRTTEKNLMVFTGRAHPELAREVAAELGTELVPTSAYDFANGEIYVRYEESVRGCDAFVIQSHTAPINEWIMEHLIMVDALKRASAKRITVVLPFYGYARQDKKHRGREPISARLMADLFKAAGADRLMAVDLHTAQIQGFFDGPVDHLMALPILTEYVAQKYGDQPLAVVSPDAGRIKVAEDWSHRLGGAPLAFIHKTRDINRPNETVANRVVGLVEGRVCILVDDMIDTAGTITKAADALMADGAKGVVIAATHPILSGPAVDRLKSCAATEVVVTNTLPVSPDREFDKLTTLSIAPLISRAIREVFEDGSVTSLFDGKA
- a CDS encoding CGNR zinc finger domain-containing protein encodes the protein MLFAHDTEVALQAACDLVNTMPGSVPGDTDVDTLTTGDELDAFVLEHEFTGSRAHDAAELRAVRRLRPRLRELWTLAVDGQETEAVGEVNALLAEARALPQLVRHDQWSWHLHATPPEAPLATRMAVEAAMAVVDLIRSDELDRLKVCEAEDCDDVLVDLSKNRSRRYCDGGCGNRANVAAYRARRARSS
- a CDS encoding EamA family transporter produces the protein MTTSLDPAVLTPTRTRRARPRPDLGLLAGLATAAAFGTSGPFAKSLLETGWSSGAIVLLRVGGAALVLLPFAVRALRGRWGVVRRRAPLVLAYGLVAVAACQVAYFNAVQQLTVGVALLLEYSGVVLVVLWTWLRSRKAPAPLTLLGVVVALGGLALVLDVTGQSPPAPAGVAWGLVAALGLAVFYVGAAQEADDLPAVALAALGMGLGAVVLGVLGAVRVLPMHVATADVTLHGASLPWWLPVAELALVAAAAAYLLGTWAARRLGSTVASFVGLAEMLFAVLFAWLLLGELPRPVQLVGGVLVVLGVVAVRAGELRRG